A region from the Bombyx mori chromosome 15, ASM3026992v2 genome encodes:
- the LOC101742694 gene encoding decapping and exoribonuclease protein isoform X2: protein MDLHHPEANPNPDVPVDETEEFSLVLTTKLNNHKIIYGAEMDAIRCDKVVVPSPPSNDADPQTVLEYLCDKEFIELKTNRHIENNKQEINFRRYKCKKWWCQSFLVGVDTILCGFRNDKGIVEELKVFTVKELSKQSKKYWSGNVCFNFLDTFFTYVKRCLIRRVKQKYGEKALQNLHNLPLVSLLFEWNPEAHVQVNEAYTYEDDPILPELFIKNYGSRELI from the exons atggatctcc ATCATCCTGAAGCCAATCCCAATCCTGATGTACCTGTAGATGAAACAGAAGAATTCTCATTGGTTTTAACTACGAAATTGAACAATCACAAAATAATTTATGGAGCAGAAATGGATGCGATCAGATGTGACAAAGTAGTGGTCCCATCCCCACCATCAAATGATGCTGATCCTCAAACTGTTTTAGAGTATCTGTGTGATAAGGAATTCATTGAGTTAAAAACAAATAGGcatatagaaaataataaacaagagATAAATTTCAG gaggTACAAATGCAAAAAATGGTGGTGTCAATCATTTCTTGTTGGAGTAGACACTATATTATGTGGATTTCGAAATGATAAAGGAATAGTTGAAGAGTTAAAAGTGTTCACAGTAAAAGAATTATCAAAACAAAGTAAG AAATATTGGAGTGGCAATGTTTGCTTTAATTTCTTAGATACATTCTTTACTTACGTAAAAAGATGTCTCATTAGAAGAGTGAAACAAAAATACGGAGAAAAAGCATTGCAAAATTTACATAACTTACCATTAGTTAGTTTACTTTTTGAATGGAATCCTGAAGCACATGTACAAGTTAACGAAGCTTACACATATGAAGATGATCCTATATTACccgaattatttattaaaaactatggTTCTAGAG aactaatttga
- the LOC101742694 gene encoding decapping nuclease DXO homolog isoform X1, producing the protein MQIQPELHVNASIYSNSFPRFDRPKVIGYIGLHNLKFCKTLRDKKVCFDLNLHLDKVKRKPVDRDVKLDDLLHFLLTQEHRLNFPIQKTINDAPIHCYRGLMTCVACTPYENTEPWKIVTILHKGNIYLCARDTDEKKHRNRNMSEKDKQFTSWGFKFEQFMTSDHPEANPNPDVPVDETEEFSLVLTTKLNNHKIIYGAEMDAIRCDKVVVPSPPSNDADPQTVLEYLCDKEFIELKTNRHIENNKQEINFRRYKCKKWWCQSFLVGVDTILCGFRNDKGIVEELKVFTVKELSKQSKKYWSGNVCFNFLDTFFTYVKRCLIRRVKQKYGEKALQNLHNLPLVSLLFEWNPEAHVQVNEAYTYEDDPILPELFIKNYGSRELI; encoded by the exons atgcaAATTCAGCCAGAACTTCATGTGAATGCTAGCATTTACTCAAATTCATTTCCTCGATTTGATCGTCCAAAAGTGATAGGATATATTGGTCTCCACAATctaaaattttgtaaaacttTACGAGACAAAAAAGTGTGTTTTGATTTGAATTTGCATTTAGACAAAGTAAAGCGTAAACCAGTAGATCGGGACGTTAAATTAGATGATTTGTTGCATTTCTTACTTACACAAGAGCACAGATTAAACTTTCCAATACAGAAGACTATTAACGATGCCCCGATTCACTGTTACCGGGGTCTCATGACATGTGTTGCGTGTACACCGTATGAGAATACAGAACCATGGAAAATAGTTACGATTTTACATAAAGGTAACATATACTTATGCGCGAGAGACACTGATGAAAAGAAACATAGAAATCGTAATATGTCTGAGAAAGATAAGCAGTTCACATCATGGGGCTTTAAATTTGAACAATTCATGACATCAG ATCATCCTGAAGCCAATCCCAATCCTGATGTACCTGTAGATGAAACAGAAGAATTCTCATTGGTTTTAACTACGAAATTGAACAATCACAAAATAATTTATGGAGCAGAAATGGATGCGATCAGATGTGACAAAGTAGTGGTCCCATCCCCACCATCAAATGATGCTGATCCTCAAACTGTTTTAGAGTATCTGTGTGATAAGGAATTCATTGAGTTAAAAACAAATAGGcatatagaaaataataaacaagagATAAATTTCAG gaggTACAAATGCAAAAAATGGTGGTGTCAATCATTTCTTGTTGGAGTAGACACTATATTATGTGGATTTCGAAATGATAAAGGAATAGTTGAAGAGTTAAAAGTGTTCACAGTAAAAGAATTATCAAAACAAAGTAAG AAATATTGGAGTGGCAATGTTTGCTTTAATTTCTTAGATACATTCTTTACTTACGTAAAAAGATGTCTCATTAGAAGAGTGAAACAAAAATACGGAGAAAAAGCATTGCAAAATTTACATAACTTACCATTAGTTAGTTTACTTTTTGAATGGAATCCTGAAGCACATGTACAAGTTAACGAAGCTTACACATATGAAGATGATCCTATATTACccgaattatttattaaaaactatggTTCTAGAG aactaatttga
- the LOC101742164 gene encoding uncharacterized protein LOC101742164: MSACFQKCRLCLKLGEFCSIFDQDESVKLSEMVMSFANVQIHEGDGLSDRVCTSCIENLSTAYLFKQQCERIDYLLRKSPDVNIKSPPNANYDDFFNQEFHIHTELNDLKDDNEDNGFINTSSDQPLTKHHEISDETDDSDVDSIKCVGCSQSYSTKGMHTCKTTCTIEQNDLQRSCSDETLIANDCTQNMSSTPVTPTSPRSSFVNVSCVLCTKKYDQYDDYVIHINECTMNVKLQHFVCPICHEMYTEKLLYLKHLRITHFINNSPKTSITDNGEDCVDFPIYSKAKPKSARRQIGWSVEDIYQEIDFKPAEQKSTPTSSPLKNFFSKLGNETFSRQSTPKKVSFRKLVENGKAKASIHLPFQKYIQNYKLKKKATAYSPIKGKLQVATKIQACLPEIVSDSDYNSPSGASEDSWKLKQNLICACDKKVFMLSESIKDRERITAMVNELGGVVAENTKMEMLATHFICLLPNDTFTGMMVCALATGKWLLSINFIYDSFRCKKFMQESLYEWMKHPKILEIDSTSVEVARAAVYWHLELQNLDARFPFEGKQVVLIMKKKYRQYYQMIFKTLKAKPITYDPRTPGSCCTADYCFVDMNIIQRVKLRFFARHNVPVFPYQYVLVYLLKRGRVEDEYKYLLQDCKKIISPDTMHLLNDTF, from the exons ATGAGTGCTTGTTTTCAAAAATGTCGTTTATGCTTAAAACTTGGTGAATTCTGTTCCATATTTGATCAGGACGAATCTGTTAAATTATCTGAGATGGTTATGTCCTTTGCTAATGTGCAA aTACACGAAGGTGATGGACTATCAGACCGCGTATGTACTTCATGTATTGAGAATTTAAGCACTGCTTACTTGTTTAAGCAACAATGTGAACGGATAGATTACTTGCTAAGGAAGTCTCCAG acGTCAATATCAAGTCACCTCCAAATGCAAATTATGATGATTTTTTCAACCAAGAGTTCCACATTCATACTGAGCTTAATGATCTAAAAGATGACAATGAAGATAATGGTTTCATTAATACTAGTTCAGACCAACCACTAACTAAGCATCATGAAATCAGCGATGAAACAGATGATAGTGATGTTGATTCTATAAAATGCGTTGGGTGCAGTCAGTCATACAGCACCAAGGGGATGCACACATGTAAAACAACCTGCACAATTGAACAAAACGACTTACAAAGGTCATGCAGCGATGAAACGTTAATAGCTAATGATTGCACACAGAACATGTCTTCAACACCAGTAACACCAACTTCACCTCGATCTTCATTTGTGAATGTTTCTTGTGTACTCTGCACTAAAAAATATGATCAATATGATGATTATGTTATACATATCAACGAGTGCACAATGAATGTGAAACTTCAACATTTTGTATGCCCAATATGCCATGAGATGTATACTGAAAAGCTgctatatttaaaacatttaaggaTAACTCACTTTATCAACAATTCTCCAAAAACCAGTATCACTGATAATGGCGAGGACTGTGTTGATTTCCCTATATACAGTAAAGCCAAGCCCAAGTCAGCCCGACGTCAGATTGGTTGGTCAGTCGAAGATATTTATCAAGAAATTGATTTCAAACCTGCTGAGCAGAAATCGACACCGACCTCAAGTCCATTGAAGAACTTTTTCTCTAAATTGGGGAATGA AACTTTTAGTCGCCAGAGCACCCCAAAAAAGGTTAGTTTTCGGAAACTTGTCGAAAATGGCAAGGCAAAAGCTTCAATTCATTTGccatttcaaaaatatatacaaaattataaactaaaaaagaaaGCAACAGCATATAGTCCTATTAAAGGGAAACTTCAGGTTGCTACTAAAATTCAGGCTTGCCTACCAGAAATTGTTTCAG ACAGTGATTACAATTCACCCAGTGGCGCATCAGAAGATTCTTGGAAATTGAAGCAAAATTTAATTTGTGCATGTGATAAGAAAGTCTTCATGTTGTCAGAATCAATTAAG GACCGTGAAAGGATTACCGCCATGGTAAACGAACTAGGTGGCGTAGTTGCGGAAAACACTAAAATGGAAATGTTAGCGACTCACTTTATATGTTTGTTACCGAATGATACATTTACTGGCATGATGGTTTGTGCTCTCGCTACCGGCAAGTGGCTGCTTAGCATCAATTTTATCTACGACAGCTTTAGATGCAAGAAGTTCATGCag GAATCTCTCTATGAATGGATGAAACACCCGAAAATATTAGAAATCGATAGCACAAGCGTGGAGGTTGCAAGAGCCGCTGTCTACTGGCATTTAGAACTGCAGAATCTTGATGCGAGATTTCCATTCGAAGGAAAACAAGTTGTTCTTATCATGAAGAAGAAGTACAGACAATATTACCAAATGATATTCAAAACGCTGAAAGCAAAACCAATCACTTACGATCCTAG gACCCCAGGCAGCTGCTGCACGGCAGACTACTGTTTCGTCGATATGAACATCATTCAGAGGGTGAAGCTTCGTTTTTTCGCTCGGCACAATGTTCCCGTTTTCCCTTACCAATATGTTCTTGTTTATCTGTTGAAACGAGGTCGCGTTGAAGACGAATATAAATATCTCCTGCAAGACTGTAAGAAAATAATCTCACCGGACACAATGCATTTATTAAACGATACGTTTTAA